ACTTTGGGAAAGTTGCTATTTCCCCAATCCCTTCATTTGTCCATTTCTCTGATCCTTGGTACATTGCAAAGCTACCTTTGTTAGCGTGACTCTTTCTTAGCTGTTGCATTTCAATGATTTTAGCGTTCTTGAAGCTGCCAAGAAGGTAAAGCAATCTGCAGTGAGCTGACGTGTCGATTACTGATATGATCTTCTGAGACATCCCACTCCTTCCCAAGGCTGATACAGCACAGCTAACATAAAACCCAAAGCTGCCTCGACACAGAGTGACACTCACTCTACACCTTCCTATCAcaatcctggggtcagacacagagggaagctccctctacaccatcccatcgcacactgctggggtcagacaaagagtgaagctccctctgcatcaTCCCAACAGTTTTGTTGTTAAACCATGGTGGGCCCATGGCGGGACCCTGCAGCCACAATAAACCAATCAAGGGCAATGTACTACTGTTTCCTGCCGCTGGCCCTGGGTAATTGGGACATCGAGCACTGCCACTTATTGTCTTgcacctctctctttctcccccccccctccaattCCTGCAGCTGGAGTTCCCCCTTCCAGAGTTCATCGTCGCCATGGGCTTTTTCCTGGTGCTGATCATGGAGCAGATCACACTGGCCTGCCGGGACCAGATGGCAGATACTGACGAGCAGAGTAGGGCCCTGCTGGGCCGTCCGTTGCCCCCGGACAGCCCTTCCTTCCATTTTCATGTGGACTTCAACTCCCACTCCGCCATCCGTTGTGTCGTGCTTGTGCTGGCACTCTCCCTACACTCAGTGTTCGAGGGATTGGCGCTAGGCGTGCAGGAGACGGGCACCAGAGTGGTGGAGATCTGCGTTGCCCTGTCCGTTCACAAGTGCATCGTGGCCTTCAGCCTGACTCTGAAACTGGTGCAGAGCAGGCTGAGGTGGGCAGTGGTGGTAGCCTGCATTGTCACCTTTGCTGTCATGTCGCCACTAGGCGTTGGGCTGGGCATTGTACTGACCGAGGACTCCAGCCACCAGCTTGTCCGTGCTGTGCTGGAGGGTATAGCTACTGGCACCTTCATCTACATCACCTTCATGGAGATTCTGCCCCACGAGCTCAACTCGCCCCACCATCGTATCCTCAAGGTGGTAATGCTTATCCTGGGTTTCTCCCTTGTCACCGGTGTCCTCTTTATCAAGGTGTGAGGAGAACGAGGTGAAGGCACACACACCGCACCACACCTTTCCATATTTCTGTATCTCCTCTCTTCCCATCACTCGGATTCTTTATTTTAACCCCATGCCTCCATTTGGCTTCCTGAGGTCTGGCAAGTGGCCATTCAATATCCCACCACTGCTGGCCTCCCagtgtctcctctctctccttctctcacctcagtccctctctcactctgcctaatctctcccctcacccccttcccctctccccctccttctct
The sequence above is drawn from the Mobula hypostoma chromosome 2, sMobHyp1.1, whole genome shotgun sequence genome and encodes:
- the slc39a1 gene encoding zinc transporter ZIP1, with product MGEAGPGKMPLEPGVDLKMSPGLEVKLASLALLLVLTVLCGLLPVCVMRAVAGGSVGAGHRRILSLLSCLAGGVFLATCLLDLIPDFLSDMAAVLDKMKITLEFPLPEFIVAMGFFLVLIMEQITLACRDQMADTDEQSRALLGRPLPPDSPSFHFHVDFNSHSAIRCVVLVLALSLHSVFEGLALGVQETGTRVVEICVALSVHKCIVAFSLTLKLVQSRLRWAVVVACIVTFAVMSPLGVGLGIVLTEDSSHQLVRAVLEGIATGTFIYITFMEILPHELNSPHHRILKVVMLILGFSLVTGVLFIKV